The genomic region GGAACCTCGCATTTGAGAAGCAGCATCGAATCGAGTCCCGGGTTTACCTGTCATTATCTCAAGGTATTTGACCAGTTCTGTGTTGGGAGAGAGTAAAAGCCTGGAAGACCTTATCTCTCCTCTATCTAATCTTTCCCTGCCATCAATTGAGGGACGTGGACCAGCAGATTTTCTATTCAAATTTGACGCATTTCCAACTTCAGCAGATTTCAGTTTTATGTAGCAAGCATCGCAAACGCGATGAGGTTTTCCAGGAGTTGGAGCCAATGCTGCTTTCAATGCTTTCTTGGAACTGCAAGCATGGCAATGCACCAGTCCGCAATTGTAACAATTGTGCCTCTTTCTAGTGAAACCAAATGCCTGCCGGCAGCCAGAGCAAACTGACTGGTCAGCACCCGATACCCATTTATGGATGCATATACAGGAAGTGAAGTTTGAACCACATGATATATTTTTGACATGTCTATCCTTCAATGATTCAATCAGTGTTGGAGTTCTTCTATCTTCTATGTCACCATGTCCTAGTCTTCCATTGGCACCTCTTCCCCAAGTGAATACTTCACTTCTTGATGTCAGTACAGCAACGTGATATGCTCCGCAAGAAATTTCTTCCACGAATTCACCTACCAGTTTTTCTTGTACCAGGCATGGTAATTTTCCATCAGAACCTGGGTTGCCTAGTTGACCATATGCAGTACCCCCCATGGTAAAAACATGACCTGATGAAGTAAGTGCAACTGTAATAGTATGTCCGCAGGCTAGCTGGTGGAAGTTGTAGTCGATTAGTGAAGAGACGCAGGTTGGAAGTAGATAAGTTTCTTTATTTCCATGACCCAGCCGGTGTTTATCGCCATCACCCCAGGTGAACAACTTTCTCGATGAAATGTTAGCACCGGACTGGCCTGAAACCTCGACAATGGCTGCTGTATGCCATACCCCACATGCAACTTTAATAGTCTTTAGGCCATTCAACAGTTGAACTTCTTTTGGATATGCAGCACTTTCCCTATCTCCATGGCCCAAAACACCAAATGTTCCATCACCGAATGTAAATAGCTTGCCATTAGAAGTTGCCAGAGCTGAATGCCAAGTGCCGCATGCAATGGATAAGACTTGCAGTCCTTCTAATGCCCCAGAAACTCTCTTTGGGATCCAATGGCTAACATCGGTGCCATGGCCAAGGAGTCTAGCATTATGAGTACCATCACCCCAAGTGAATAAATCACCAGCTGTAGATACAACACATGTATGATATTCTCCGGATGCAACAAATTCCACATTAGTTACTGCCAAGAACTCAACTAATCGGGGGCGGCTAAAGTCTTTTTCAATTCCATGGCCAAGTCTGCCACCTGATTCCTCACCCCAGGTGAAAACTTCACCCTGCTTTGTTACGAGAGCAATATGTCTTACACCACAAGCTATCTGATGAACATCAAGGACTACATTTGATTCCAGGGGCTTAGGACTTAGCACATCGATTTTTGGTGAAACTGCGCTTACAGTCCCATCTGATCCGTCAGCCCAAACGTCTCCCCATACGTAAACATCACCTAATGATTCTATGTCATCTGGACCCCCAGATCCAACACTTGAACAGCTAGGAGTGCTTGAAACACTAAGTCGGAAACCATCTGCACCGCTAGATCTCACCTGCATACTTGCACGTTCTGACCCCGCATCTGAGCCCCCAAGATCTATAGACGCACTACTGCTGGCAATACTAGGGCTGAAATCTAGAGCTACACCAAATGGGCGACCATTTTGAAAGAAACTGTCTTGTAGCTGTCACAAATGATATTGAAGTCAGTCAATAAAGATACAAATCTAATGAGCACGCAACAAATATAGGCATACATTCACTAAACTCTTATAACTATAATGGACACTCGACCTGTATACATCGTCCAAAAGACCGTATCAAATGCAATTTTTAGTTATTCTTTCCTAGAAATATGTCAGACAGATTGTTCCACTTTAAATCAGGGCAAAGCTCTCTCCTAATCGATGAATTACAGTTCTGTTATATGCATATGTATGTGGAAAGCAGAACTCACATCACTTAAATCACTTTTGGCTCGCCTATTTCGATTTTGTCCAATCAATGCCTTAAGACCTGCTAACCACACTTCAGCCTCAGCTTTGTCCTTGCAGATCTATTGAGGTAGACAACAGCAATCACTGTATTCAAATTTACCATTCaactaatataaaataaatagcaGATTACCTGATAACTGGTACTAACCAAGTCAAGAGATCTATCACCGTTATTATATAGAAGTGAAAATGACAAGTACTCCTTTTCCGGGCGCAAAAATCTTCTAAAAACAGCCTGTAGAATTTAGCAAACTGTGGTTttaacccttttttttcttttctttgcatTGAAATCTTAGTGATATGACAtagaaaaataaggctatttaaaCTACAACATTCACCATTAACTGGGAAAAATGAAAAGCCGAAATTAAACTTACAGTTCTCTGTCCAGGAAGGATACGAGTGACAGAGCTTAATTTTAGATTCTTCTCTTCTCCATGTGATAACCATCTTAATGTCGTTTCATCCTGTTAATACAGCTAAAACTGAAATCATATATGCACTTAAGATTACTGAGAGAACTGTATATGCTTTTCTATTAATACCTGCTTTCTAAGATAACACACACCCATAtgcacatgcatatatgtatatgtatttgtATGACTTAGAGCTACATAAATGCCCCTCTTGCTTATCTATGTTACTCGAACTTATTCAAACAAATTATGTGAAGAACTTATCTATAGTTGGTCATCAAACTTAAAATGTCAGCCATCCACTAAGATAAGTTATGACCTTGATTCACACATCATCACAAGTCCAAAATGCTAAGCCCAGATGATTGTACTACAACAAAAATCCATATTATAGAACTACAAACACCTTGTAAGTATGTTACTCCGACTCTTCATTTTTTACTCGTGTCCTATGCCTATCTGAACATGAATATGGGAATATAACCTTCTAAAAATCCTCCAAATTTGTAGAAAAACATAGAACATACTAGTGCCAGAACGAACTAGTATCTAACACTTACATCCAAGTTCGAGTAACATAGAACGATAATGCATTTATTCCACAGCCAAAAGTACATTGATATATAATGAGATTGAAGAGAGAGTAACTCACCGGGGAAAGTCTAAATGCTCGAAACTTAGGTTTTCCTTTACGGCTATATTTGAGTAGTTGAGTGCCCTTTTTCAAAGTAATAATTGCCTTCAAAACAAAGGGTAAGAAATCAAAAATAAACAACACATACAAGTAGATCAAAATCTTTTGGATTATTATAGAATCCTCTTACTTTCATCTAAATATAAACAAACACACATatgagaaaggatttaattatatcaatataaaattaatttagctTTAGATAGTTTTGATCATTTTTTGTACCTTTTATATTCGCTaatcaaattattatattttatcgtctattcatataaattcaaattgCAAGTAAATGAAGAATGTTTAAACTATTTTCAACCTTTAAACCTCTAAAAATATTATTGATTGGTATTATAGAGATGTTTAATCAATTGTAAactatatatactttgagcatggttatattatcaaatccatataaTTGTACTCATCATACACATAAATTTTCATATTAATCCAATATATATAGTATTTATTGAGATCATTATTCttagataatattaaaattaGTCATTTAACATATGAAATAAAACATTCAAATTATACAAATACAAATCatacaaaaaattcaaaaaattctaaattaattttatacTGATTCCTCTCCACTATCATCAAATAATGGCATTAGTATACAAGGAGATaatatatttatttcctttctaatTTTTTCATAATCGGAGAATCCATAGAAGATTTTATTCAAATATCACTTGAATATGAATGTCAAATACGAATgctttaaaaaaaaagggaaattacTTGCTCAATGTCGCGTTCAGAATTGCCATAATGAACAAGATCTGCCATTCCATTTAAAAGGAAACCGGGAAAGACGAAGGTACTCAATCATCAGGTAGTGAAATGGCGGCTCCCTTGACCTTGTCTTCATAGATGCATGTGGCCGTTCATCAAACAATCAAAATCCCCAAGTTTACTACACCTTCATCCAAAAAAAAACTCACCACTAGTCTATCATCAATGATAATAAGAACCCTAATTTCCAAACTCAAAATACATGACCCCAATGGCATATTTATTTGAATTAGGATTTGGTTGTTGA from Gossypium arboreum isolate Shixiya-1 chromosome 1, ASM2569848v2, whole genome shotgun sequence harbors:
- the LOC108482992 gene encoding PH, RCC1 and FYVE domains-containing protein 1-like, with translation MADLVHYGNSERDIEQAIITLKKGTQLLKYSRKGKPKFRAFRLSPDETTLRWLSHGEEKNLKLSSVTRILPGQRTAVFRRFLRPEKEYLSFSLLYNNGDRSLDLICKDKAEAEVWLAGLKALIGQNRNRRAKSDLSDLQDSFFQNGRPFGVALDFSPSIASSSASIDLGGSDAGSERASMQVRSSGADGFRLSVSSTPSCSSVGSGGPDDIESLGDVYVWGDVWADGSDGTVSAVSPKIDVLSPKPLESNVVLDVHQIACGVRHIALVTKQGEVFTWGEESGGRLGHGIEKDFSRPRLVEFLAVTNVEFVASGEYHTCVVSTAGDLFTWGDGTHNARLLGHGTDVSHWIPKRVSGALEGLQVLSIACGTWHSALATSNGKLFTFGDGTFGVLGHGDRESAAYPKEVQLLNGLKTIKVACGVWHTAAIVEVSGQSGANISSRKLFTWGDGDKHRLGHGNKETYLLPTCVSSLIDYNFHQLACGHTITVALTSSGHVFTMGGTAYGQLGNPGSDGKLPCLVQEKLVGEFVEEISCGAYHVAVLTSRSEVFTWGRGANGRLGHGDIEDRRTPTLIESLKDRHVKNISCGSNFTSCICIHKWVSGADQSVCSGCRQAFGFTRKRHNCYNCGLVHCHACSSKKALKAALAPTPGKPHRVCDACYIKLKSAEVGNASNLNRKSAGPRPSIDGRERLDRGEIRSSRLLLSPNTELVKYLEIMTGKPGTRFDAASQMRGSQVPSTLLLRDVGLPSTFVAFQNAFKPATPPATPPTQSPINSRSSSPYSRRPSPPRSSTNTFSKNVIESLRKSNELLNQEVSKLQNQVKSLKQKCDTQDMEILKLRKNAQESASYAVKESSKFKEAKEVVKSITDQLKEIIEKLPSDVSESETLKAMNTQGEAFLKTHGTTEASMESSNDQRMEYSVDTTAVPSNYSSENESRSSEASAVRGGVEKEITEQFEPGVYITYVNHRNGGKIFRRVRFSKRRFDETQAEEWWSKNKDRVLKRYSPHATKPASSTALSLTQPPPQPVVDETTEAAPPP